From Cucumis melo cultivar AY chromosome 1, USDA_Cmelo_AY_1.0, whole genome shotgun sequence, a single genomic window includes:
- the LOC103504309 gene encoding glycogen synthase kinase-3 homolog MsK-3-like has protein sequence MKIRDDKEIEATVVDGNGTETGHIIVTTIGGKNGQPKQTISYMAERAVGHGSFGVVFQAKCLETGETVAIKKVLQDKRYKNRELQTMRLLDHPNVVSLKHCFFSTTEKDELYLNLVLEYVPETVHRVIKHYNKMNQRMPLIYVKLYFYQICRALSYIHNSIGVCHRDIKPQNLLVSVHSVSGMQALQNMYDYVLDAEGQMGTDEAGDGAGPDTVENKISNLEEKETI, from the exons ATGAAAATTAGGGATGATAAG GAAATTGAGGCCACCGTTGTTGATGGAAACGGTACTGAAACAGGCCATATAATTGTAACAACCATTGGTGGAAAGAATGGCCAACCAAAGCAG ACTATTAGTTACATGGCCGAGCGAGCTGTAGGACACGGTTCTTTTGGAGTTGTATTTCAG GCAAAATGCTTGGAAACTGGTGAAACAGTTGCAATTAAAAAGGTTCTTCAGGACAAGAGGTACAAGAATAGGGAGTTGCAGACCATGCGTCTTCTAGACCACCCAAACGTTGTGTCCCTGAAGCACTGTTTCTTCTCAACGACAGAGAAGGATGAGCTTTATCTTAATCTTGTTCTTGAATATGTCCCTGAGACTGTTCATAGAGTGATCAAACATTACAACAAGATGAACCAAAGGATGCCACTGATTTACGTCAAACTCTATTTTTATCAG ATCTGCAGAGCTCTTTCATACATTCATAATAGTATTGGAGTATGCCACAGAGACATAAAGCCTCAAAACTTGCTGGTTAGCGTTCATTCTGTTTCTGGT ATGCAAGCATTGCAAAATATGTATGATTACGTTCTTGACGCGGAAGGTCAAATGGGAACAGATGAAGCTGGTGATGGAGCTGGCCCTGACACTGTGGAAAATAAAATTAGTAATTTGGAAGAAAAGGAAACAATATAA
- the LOC127148481 gene encoding malate dehydrogenase, chloroplastic-like — protein sequence MAATSATSLSIGATASLNTKLNLFSQSKSTSLRINSQEKLQSFCGLKADSSLRCDSESSFLGKQSSAALWRHLAPSVQRANLNLCKNLQPQASYKVAVLGAAGGIGQPLAYNH from the coding sequence ATGGCAGCAACATCAGCAACTAGTTTGTCAATTGGAGCAACTGCATCACTTAATACTAAGCTCAACTTGTTTTCCCAGTCAAAGTCTACTAGCCTAAGAATCAATTCACAAGAGAAGCTTCAGAGCTTCTGTGGCCTCAAGGCAGATTCATCCCTTCGTTGTGACTCAGAGTCGTCTTTCCTAGGGAAACAGAGCAGCGCTGCCCTATGGCGTCATCTTGCTCCTTCAGTACAAAGAGCGAACCTGAATTTATGCAAAAATCTTCAACCTCAAGCCTCTTACAAAGTTGCTGTTCTTGGAGCTGCTGGAGGAATAGGTCAGCCTCTGGCCTATAACCACTAA